The proteins below come from a single Tissierella sp. MB52-C2 genomic window:
- the pyrE gene encoding orotate phosphoribosyltransferase: MIIDLLKESDALLEGHFLLSSGKHSDRYVQCAKLLQYPDKAEKAVSFIVDKIKDLDIDIVVGPAMGGIIVAYELGRQLGKPAIFTEREGGEMTLKRGFHIEKGQRVIISEDVVTTGKSAYEAIKVVEEYGGVVVGIACIANRSKGDIKYPVYGGTELEIKTYNEEECPLCKEGLTIAKPGSRKI; this comes from the coding sequence ATGATTATAGATTTACTTAAAGAATCAGATGCTTTACTTGAAGGACATTTTTTACTATCTTCAGGGAAACATAGTGATAGATATGTACAATGTGCAAAGCTATTACAATATCCAGATAAGGCGGAAAAAGCAGTATCATTTATTGTTGATAAGATTAAAGACTTGGATATTGACATAGTTGTAGGACCTGCCATGGGTGGGATTATAGTAGCTTATGAGTTAGGACGTCAGCTAGGTAAGCCTGCCATATTTACTGAAAGAGAAGGAGGAGAGATGACACTAAAGAGAGGATTTCATATAGAAAAGGGACAAAGGGTGATTATATCTGAAGATGTAGTAACTACTGGAAAATCAGCTTATGAGGCTATTAAAGTAGTAGAAGAATATGGTGGAGTAGTAGTAGGTATAGCTTGCATCGCCAATAGATCAAAGGGAGATATTAAATATCCTGTTTATGGTGGGACTGAATTAGAAATAAAAACATACAATGAAGAAGAATGTCCTCTATGTAAAGAAGGACTTACTATAGCAAAACCTGGAAGTAGAAAGATATAA
- a CDS encoding dihydroorotate dehydrogenase, producing MTKVNICGIEFKNPVIAASGTFGFGKEFEEYFPIEKLGGISTKGLTLNKRDGNKGIRIHETPSGLMNSIGLQNPGVKGFIEEELPFMEKKDTVILANLGGSTIDDYLEGIELLNETSVHMIELNISCPNVKEGGMAFGIKCNTASEVVKKAKSISKKPMIVKLSPNAENIKEMAYACVEAGADGLSLVNTFNALAIDIYKRKPVFNNITAGLSGPCIKPIALRMVYEVSKVVNVPIIGIGGIISFEDAIEFIMAGATAIQVGSGNFIKPDITIDIIQGIEMFMEKEGIKSLEEIRGII from the coding sequence TTGACTAAGGTAAATATTTGCGGAATAGAATTTAAAAATCCTGTCATAGCTGCATCTGGTACCTTTGGATTTGGTAAAGAATTTGAAGAGTATTTTCCTATAGAAAAGCTAGGAGGTATTTCGACTAAGGGGCTTACATTGAATAAAAGAGATGGAAACAAAGGCATAAGAATTCACGAAACACCATCGGGGCTAATGAACAGCATAGGATTACAAAACCCTGGAGTAAAGGGATTTATCGAAGAAGAATTGCCATTTATGGAGAAAAAAGATACTGTAATACTGGCTAATTTAGGCGGCAGCACCATAGATGATTATTTAGAAGGAATAGAGCTATTAAATGAAACTTCAGTTCATATGATTGAACTAAATATTTCCTGCCCCAATGTAAAAGAAGGTGGAATGGCATTTGGTATAAAATGCAATACTGCATCAGAAGTAGTAAAAAAGGCTAAAAGTATATCAAAAAAACCAATGATAGTAAAATTATCTCCTAATGCTGAAAACATAAAAGAAATGGCTTATGCCTGTGTAGAGGCAGGAGCAGATGGACTGTCACTTGTAAATACATTTAATGCACTTGCCATAGATATTTATAAAAGAAAACCTGTATTTAACAATATAACAGCAGGGCTATCAGGACCATGTATTAAACCAATAGCTTTAAGGATGGTATATGAAGTAAGTAAGGTAGTAAATGTTCCAATAATAGGTATAGGAGGAATAATAAGTTTTGAGGATGCCATAGAGTTTATTATGGCAGGGGCTACTGCTATTCAAGTAGGTAGCGGGAACTTTATTAAACCAGATATTACTATAGACATTATTCAAGGGATTGAGATGTTTATGGAGAAAGAAGGAATTAAATCGTTGGAAGAAATCAGAGGGATCATTTAG
- a CDS encoding dihydroorotate dehydrogenase electron transfer subunit — MKSSYQDGIIESNIEISENIYELILDGDFQGSPGQFYMIRGWEALDPFLSRPISIADLNNGRIKFLYEVKGRGTHIISKLKKGDKLSILGPLGNGFDLNTKGKIALISGGIGIAPMLYLAKSLNIKADLYCGFRDKPYFLESIGQYVNNIFMATDNGIMGHKGFITELFNPMEYDLVYTCGPTPMMKVIMNICKGKVPLYISMENRMACGIGACLGCTVETIRGIERVCKEGPVFKGEEITID, encoded by the coding sequence ATGAAGAGTAGCTATCAAGATGGGATTATTGAGTCCAATATAGAAATCAGTGAAAATATATATGAACTTATTCTAGATGGAGATTTTCAAGGTTCTCCAGGACAATTCTATATGATTAGAGGTTGGGAAGCCTTAGACCCATTCTTATCAAGACCGATTTCCATTGCAGACTTAAATAATGGTAGAATTAAGTTTTTATATGAGGTAAAAGGCAGAGGAACTCATATTATATCTAAACTTAAAAAAGGTGACAAATTAAGTATACTAGGACCATTAGGCAATGGATTTGACTTAAATACAAAGGGGAAAATTGCCTTAATATCTGGCGGAATAGGTATTGCACCAATGCTATATCTGGCTAAAAGTCTTAATATAAAAGCAGATTTATATTGTGGTTTTAGAGATAAACCTTATTTTTTAGAATCAATAGGACAATATGTAAACAATATATTTATGGCAACAGACAATGGTATTATGGGGCATAAGGGCTTTATAACTGAATTATTTAATCCTATGGAATATGATTTAGTTTATACCTGTGGTCCAACTCCTATGATGAAAGTAATAATGAACATATGTAAGGGAAAGGTGCCTTTATATATTTCAATGGAAAATAGAATGGCTTGTGGAATAGGTGCTTGTCTTGGATGTACAGTGGAGACCATAAGGGGAATAGAGAGAGTATGTAAAGAAGGACCAGTATTTAAAGGGGAGGAGATAACTATTGACTAA
- the pyrF gene encoding orotidine-5'-phosphate decarboxylase has product MIIDKLYEEVQAKGNVCIGLDTHLDYIPEDIKLKYIDIDEIIFRFNKKIIDCTEDITAIYKLQIAYYEAYGIKGLIAYKKTLEYLRSLKSLTIGDIKRGDIQSTADMYAKGHFEGDFEVDFITLNPYMGFDSITPYFKYLDKGNKGIFVLLRTSNPGAKDIEYLDVNGEKLYYHIGNKLEELGTKYMGESGYSLIGGVVGGTHTDEAIEIRERYKNMYFLIPGYGAQGAKGQDVNLYLNNGNGGIVNSSRGIITAYKKHEDGIENFEKYTREAVLSMREDIGYEE; this is encoded by the coding sequence ATGATAATAGATAAACTTTATGAAGAAGTACAAGCTAAAGGAAATGTTTGTATTGGACTAGATACACATCTAGATTATATTCCTGAGGATATAAAACTGAAATATATAGATATAGATGAAATAATCTTTAGATTTAATAAAAAGATTATAGATTGTACAGAAGATATTACAGCAATTTATAAACTTCAAATAGCATATTACGAAGCCTATGGAATAAAGGGATTAATAGCCTATAAAAAAACTTTAGAATATTTAAGAAGTCTAAAGTCTTTAACTATAGGAGATATAAAACGTGGAGACATTCAATCTACAGCAGATATGTATGCAAAGGGACATTTTGAAGGAGATTTTGAAGTGGATTTTATCACCCTTAATCCATATATGGGATTTGATAGTATTACACCTTATTTTAAGTATTTAGATAAAGGGAATAAAGGTATATTTGTACTTCTTAGAACCTCTAACCCAGGGGCTAAGGATATTGAATATTTAGATGTAAATGGAGAAAAACTTTATTATCATATTGGAAATAAATTAGAAGAACTAGGCACTAAATATATGGGGGAATCTGGATATAGTTTAATAGGTGGAGTAGTAGGGGGCACTCATACAGACGAGGCAATAGAAATAAGAGAAAGATATAAGAATATGTATTTTCTAATTCCAGGATATGGTGCACAAGGAGCTAAGGGACAAGATGTAAACCTTTATTTAAATAATGGAAACGGTGGAATTGTAAACTCTTCAAGAGGAATAATAACCGCATATAAAAAACATGAAGATGGCATAGAAAACTTTGAAAAATATACAAGAGAAGCAGTGCTTTCCATGAGGGAGGATATAGGCTATGAAGAGTAG
- a CDS encoding dihydroorotase, with product MELLIKSVRIVDESKDFLGDLYIKDGIIEDFNEKLDYDCEVIDGEGLVLMPSFIDLHVHFREPGFTHKENLFTGGLAALKGGYTVVNLMGNTNPICSSMDIVEYVLNKAKEIDLVNVHQTVSITKNFDGETLEHLDTLDERVKFISDDGKGIKSNIVMYNAMMKAREKGLIIITHAEDEDLTEVDYRISENIITIRDIYLSKVTGAKLHLAHVSTIEAIEEIRRAKKEGVNVTCEVTPHHIALYDNDYRVNPPIRTEKDRDAIIEGIIDGTVDTIATDHAPHTKEDKEKGAPGLSGIETSFSVSYTNLVKSGKIDLMKLSQLMSANAGRIMKVQKGKIEKGYFADLVLVDLNKEIIVNSNTFLSKGKNTPFNGMKFYGEVIMTLKDGEIKYVNKEYKN from the coding sequence ATGGAACTTTTAATAAAATCTGTTAGGATAGTAGATGAATCTAAGGATTTCTTAGGAGATTTATATATTAAAGATGGAATAATAGAAGATTTTAATGAAAAATTAGACTATGACTGTGAAGTAATAGATGGGGAAGGTTTGGTTCTTATGCCCTCCTTTATCGATCTACATGTTCACTTTAGAGAACCAGGCTTTACTCATAAGGAGAATTTGTTTACTGGGGGACTGGCAGCATTAAAAGGTGGGTATACTGTAGTCAATTTAATGGGAAATACAAATCCTATCTGTAGTTCTATGGATATAGTTGAGTATGTTTTAAACAAGGCTAAGGAAATTGACTTAGTAAATGTTCATCAAACTGTTTCTATTACAAAAAACTTCGACGGGGAAACTTTAGAACATTTAGATACATTAGATGAAAGAGTGAAGTTTATATCAGATGATGGTAAGGGCATAAAATCCAATATAGTAATGTATAATGCCATGATGAAGGCAAGGGAAAAAGGATTAATAATAATTACCCATGCAGAAGATGAGGATTTAACAGAGGTAGACTATAGAATATCTGAAAATATCATTACCATCAGGGATATATATCTATCTAAGGTAACAGGTGCCAAACTGCATTTAGCCCATGTGAGCACCATAGAAGCCATAGAGGAAATTAGAAGAGCTAAAAAAGAGGGAGTAAATGTGACCTGTGAAGTGACACCACATCATATTGCACTTTATGATAATGATTATAGGGTAAATCCACCTATTAGGACAGAGAAAGATAGAGATGCAATTATTGAAGGAATAATAGATGGAACAGTAGATACAATAGCAACAGACCATGCGCCTCATACTAAGGAGGATAAAGAAAAAGGAGCGCCGGGCTTATCTGGGATAGAAACCTCTTTTTCAGTTTCATATACTAACTTAGTGAAATCGGGAAAAATAGATTTAATGAAATTATCACAGTTAATGTCAGCCAATGCTGGAAGGATAATGAAGGTTCAAAAAGGTAAAATAGAAAAAGGATATTTTGCAGATTTAGTCCTTGTAGATTTAAATAAAGAAATCATAGTAAATAGCAATACATTCTTATCTAAGGGGAAAAATACTCCCTTTAATGGAATGAAGTTTTATGGTGAAGTAATCATGACTTTAAAAGATGGAGAAATAAAGTATGTAAATAAAGAGTATAAAAACTAG
- a CDS encoding aspartate carbamoyltransferase regulatory subunit, with protein sequence MLSINSISKGIVIDHIKPGYGIIIFKHLGLDKADFTVALIMNAVSDKQGRKDIIKIENEIDIDLAMLGFIDPNITVNIIENEIIREKISLSLPNKVEGIIECKNPRCITSVERGITHKFVLLDEKEGRYKCEYCDQIYSWEG encoded by the coding sequence ATGTTAAGTATAAATAGTATCTCAAAGGGGATTGTAATAGACCATATTAAACCAGGATATGGAATTATAATATTTAAACATCTAGGATTAGATAAGGCAGATTTTACAGTGGCTTTAATAATGAATGCTGTAAGTGATAAACAAGGTCGTAAAGATATTATAAAAATTGAAAATGAAATAGATATAGATTTAGCCATGTTAGGATTTATTGATCCAAATATAACTGTAAATATAATAGAAAATGAAATTATAAGGGAGAAAATAAGTTTATCATTACCAAATAAGGTAGAAGGAATTATAGAATGTAAAAATCCAAGATGTATAACTTCAGTAGAAAGAGGAATAACCCACAAATTTGTATTACTTGATGAAAAAGAAGGAAGATATAAATGTGAATATTGTGACCAAATATATTCTTGGGAGGGATAA
- the pyrB gene encoding aspartate carbamoyltransferase has translation MLKGRNLIDPQDFTVKEIEEIFVLAEEIITRPEEFIHLCDGKVLGTLFFEPSTRTRLSFEAAMLRLGGKVIGFSEPNSSSVSKGENLADTIRTVAAYADVIAMRHPKEGAPKYASYYSDVPLINAGDGGHQHPTQTLTDLLTIKVAKGNFSNLTIGLCGDLKFGRTVHSLIKAISRYENIKFILISPNELQTPEYIKTEILHKKSLDYIEVERLEEVIDKLDILYMTRVQKERFFNEADYIRLKDSYILDNAKLKTAKKDLTILHPLPRVNEISMEVDNDSRAWYFRQAKYGMFVRMALIAKLLGVK, from the coding sequence ATGTTAAAAGGAAGAAATTTAATTGACCCACAAGACTTTACAGTGAAAGAAATAGAAGAAATATTTGTATTAGCAGAGGAAATCATCACTAGACCAGAAGAATTTATACATTTATGTGATGGAAAGGTATTGGGAACTTTATTCTTTGAGCCTAGTACAAGAACTAGATTAAGCTTTGAAGCTGCAATGTTAAGATTAGGTGGAAAAGTAATAGGTTTTTCAGAACCAAATTCCAGCTCAGTATCTAAGGGAGAAAATCTAGCAGATACCATAAGAACAGTTGCAGCCTATGCAGACGTTATAGCCATGCGTCATCCAAAAGAAGGGGCACCTAAATACGCCTCATACTATTCAGATGTTCCTTTAATCAATGCAGGAGATGGAGGACATCAACACCCAACTCAAACACTTACAGACCTTTTGACTATTAAGGTTGCAAAAGGTAACTTTTCAAATTTAACCATAGGATTATGTGGAGACTTAAAATTCGGTCGTACAGTCCATTCTTTAATAAAGGCAATATCCAGATATGAAAATATAAAATTTATATTAATATCCCCAAATGAATTACAAACACCTGAATATATTAAAACTGAAATCCTTCATAAGAAATCTTTAGATTATATAGAAGTAGAAAGACTTGAGGAAGTTATAGATAAACTAGATATTCTCTATATGACTAGAGTGCAAAAAGAACGTTTTTTTAATGAAGCTGACTATATAAGACTAAAGGATAGCTATATATTAGATAATGCAAAGCTGAAAACTGCGAAAAAGGATTTAACAATTCTTCATCCACTTCCAAGGGTAAATGAAATAAGTATGGAAGTAGATAATGATTCTAGAGCTTGGTATTTTAGACAGGCTAAATATGGGATGTTTGTTAGAATGGCTTTAATTGCTAAATTATTGGGGGTGAAATAA
- a CDS encoding spore coat protein, translating into MQERDIVNDILGGTKASINCYTTAIQECSNQQLRSTLQTLRNEAEQMQYQLYQIAEQKGYYTPAPTAKSNDINQLKTTLTSAVNSTSSGNQMQ; encoded by the coding sequence ATGCAAGAAAGAGATATAGTTAACGATATTTTAGGCGGAACTAAGGCAAGTATAAATTGTTATACAACAGCTATACAGGAATGTTCAAATCAACAATTAAGATCAACTTTACAAACATTAAGAAACGAAGCAGAACAAATGCAATATCAATTATATCAAATAGCAGAACAAAAAGGATATTATACTCCAGCACCAACAGCTAAGTCAAATGATATAAATCAATTAAAGACTACTTTAACATCTGCAGTAAATAGTACGTCATCAGGAAATCAAATGCAATAA
- a CDS encoding methionine ABC transporter ATP-binding protein: MIEIFNISKNFSNGKSQIDAVKNVSLKINKGEIFGIIGLSGAGKSTLIRCLNRLEDPTEGNIFIDGVDLMQLSKDDLRKERKEIGMIFQHFNLLYQKTVYENIAFPLQLEKMEKTKIDDRVNELLDYVDLKDKKHSYPSELSGGQKQRVAIARAIVNNPKILLSDEGTSALDPKTTHSILNLLKKIRDELDITIVMITHQMEVVKEVCDRVAIMENGQVIEENTVEDLFKEPKTKIAKTFISSLQGNIEDEIINPNEFRGKLIRLSFLGDSSKKPIISKVIKNFNIDVNILSGNINKLQSTSVGHLILELIGEDEEISKVFSFLKNEDVHVEVI, encoded by the coding sequence TTGATTGAAATATTTAATATTAGTAAAAATTTCAGTAATGGTAAAAGTCAAATTGATGCTGTTAAAAATGTTTCTTTAAAAATCAATAAGGGAGAAATCTTTGGAATAATTGGTCTAAGTGGTGCAGGAAAATCCACATTAATTAGATGCTTAAATAGGCTTGAAGATCCAACAGAAGGAAATATATTCATTGACGGCGTAGATTTGATGCAGCTTAGTAAGGATGATTTGAGAAAAGAAAGAAAAGAAATAGGTATGATTTTTCAACATTTTAATCTATTATATCAGAAAACTGTTTATGAAAATATTGCTTTTCCTCTACAGTTGGAAAAAATGGAAAAAACAAAAATTGATGATAGAGTAAATGAACTTTTAGATTATGTAGATTTAAAGGACAAAAAACATAGTTATCCTAGTGAGTTAAGTGGTGGTCAAAAGCAACGGGTTGCCATAGCAAGGGCCATTGTCAATAATCCTAAAATACTTCTTAGTGATGAAGGTACATCTGCATTAGATCCAAAAACTACACACTCTATATTAAATTTATTAAAGAAAATTAGAGATGAGTTAGATATAACAATAGTTATGATAACCCACCAAATGGAAGTGGTAAAAGAAGTTTGTGATAGAGTTGCTATTATGGAAAATGGTCAAGTTATAGAAGAAAATACTGTAGAAGATCTATTCAAAGAGCCTAAAACAAAAATTGCAAAGACTTTCATAAGTTCTCTACAAGGAAATATAGAAGATGAGATTATTAATCCAAATGAATTTAGAGGAAAACTCATTAGATTAAGTTTCCTGGGAGATAGCTCAAAGAAACCTATTATATCTAAAGTCATAAAAAACTTTAATATTGATGTAAATATCTTATCAGGAAATATTAATAAATTGCAGTCAACTAGTGTAGGTCATCTAATCTTAGAATTAATTGGAGAAGATGAAGAAATAAGCAAAGTGTTTTCATTTTTAAAAAATGAAGATGTCCATGTGGAGGTGATATAA
- a CDS encoding methionine ABC transporter permease: MAELVIPSLFETLYMVFFSTVFSLLLGFPLGILLVITEKNSIWEKPNFNKVLNSIINVMRSIPFIILMILAFPLAKLIVGTKIGTTATIVPLSISATPFVARIMEGSLKEIDKGIIESSLAMGATVPQIILKVLIPESLPSIVSGITLTIINIIGYSAMAGAIGGGGLGDLAVRFGLYKWQKDVMFIALIVIIILVQGIQILGNYITLKINKK; this comes from the coding sequence ATGGCAGAATTAGTTATACCTTCTTTATTTGAAACTCTATATATGGTATTTTTCTCAACAGTATTTTCATTATTATTAGGTTTTCCTTTGGGAATTTTATTAGTAATTACTGAAAAAAATAGTATCTGGGAAAAACCTAATTTCAACAAAGTTTTAAATAGTATTATAAATGTAATGAGGTCTATACCTTTTATTATTTTAATGATTTTAGCCTTTCCGTTGGCAAAACTTATAGTTGGTACAAAAATAGGTACAACAGCAACCATAGTTCCCCTATCCATATCTGCAACTCCTTTTGTGGCTAGAATTATGGAAGGAAGCTTAAAGGAAATTGATAAAGGTATAATTGAATCCAGCCTTGCTATGGGGGCTACAGTTCCACAAATTATTTTAAAGGTTCTTATACCAGAGTCCTTACCTTCAATAGTATCAGGGATAACCTTGACTATAATAAATATAATTGGATATTCTGCAATGGCAGGTGCCATAGGAGGTGGTGGATTAGGTGATTTAGCTGTTCGCTTTGGATTATATAAATGGCAAAAAGATGTGATGTTTATAGCTCTTATAGTAATTATAATTTTAGTCCAAGGAATACAAATTTTAGGTAATTATATTACATTAAAAATAAATAAAAAATAA
- a CDS encoding MetQ/NlpA family ABC transporter substrate-binding protein encodes MKKLLSIVLLVVLSLSILVGCSKEPAEVAEIAEVEKIKIGVSPDPHAKLVSLVVDDLKKEGIEVEIVEFTDYITPNLSLSDGDLDANFFQHEPYFNDFKTKEKLDLTVLGKIHVEPMAFYSAKYKSIDEIPNGATIAIPNDTVNGGRALLLLEANGIIELKDGVGYEANEKTDIIHNPKNLKFQALEAAFLPSSLDSVDGAIINGNYALEGGLNPVKDGILIEGGESPYANLIAVRSGEESQDRFIKLLKALQSDKVKKYIEDNYDGAVVPAF; translated from the coding sequence TTGAAAAAATTATTGTCAATTGTATTATTAGTAGTATTATCATTGTCTATATTAGTTGGTTGCAGCAAAGAACCTGCTGAAGTAGCTGAAATAGCTGAAGTAGAAAAAATTAAAATTGGAGTATCTCCAGACCCGCATGCAAAATTAGTTTCACTAGTTGTAGATGATCTAAAAAAAGAAGGCATTGAGGTTGAAATAGTTGAGTTTACAGACTATATAACACCAAATCTATCTCTTAGTGATGGTGATTTAGATGCTAATTTTTTCCAACATGAACCCTATTTCAATGATTTTAAAACAAAAGAAAAGCTGGATTTAACTGTATTAGGCAAAATTCATGTAGAACCAATGGCATTCTATTCAGCAAAATATAAATCTATAGATGAAATTCCCAATGGCGCTACAATAGCTATTCCAAATGATACAGTAAATGGTGGAAGAGCTTTACTTCTACTTGAAGCCAATGGAATAATAGAATTAAAAGATGGTGTTGGCTATGAAGCTAACGAAAAAACAGATATAATCCATAACCCTAAAAATCTTAAGTTCCAAGCCCTTGAAGCAGCATTTCTTCCAAGCTCTTTAGACAGTGTTGATGGTGCAATAATAAATGGAAACTATGCTCTTGAAGGTGGACTTAATCCTGTAAAGGATGGTATTTTAATAGAGGGTGGAGAATCACCTTATGCTAATCTTATAGCTGTAAGATCTGGCGAAGAATCTCAAGACAGATTTATTAAACTACTTAAAGCATTACAATCAGATAAGGTTAAAAAATATATAGAAGATAATTATGATGGAGCCGTAGTTCCAGCATTTTAA
- a CDS encoding M1 family metallopeptidase, translating into MNKKRFLSIALILVILLSSFQLGFAVDLDNLTEYEMNITLNTKIHTVEGEQKVIFTNTYNTDLNNLVFHLYPNSYESYETLPAIGGMYLMEGEEIPKLTEEQKGYIKVENVHINDKKVKYTDDNQILKINMDKPLKKGEKAEIKIEFTIKIPEGYHRFHHLEGIYSLTNWYPILSIYNEKDRKWDENPFNPIGESNYSHVSNYNVEITVPKNMVIAPTGTIIEEKENGANKTVSIRAEKVRDFVVFMSDKYKVKTKKVDDIKISNYYIVEEGKKDSKTADMVLDEVAKTVRFMNKTIGKYPYDELKIAETYLGGGAMEYPQAIQMGRYWDMEDINIEESAPFLIEAAVHETIHQWWYVTVGNNEFKEPFLDESLTVFTTAYYFEKEYGKNHENGIDFAIRNSIYPSNIIPLNSKVDEFKNWGDYGEAIYTRGPAFFEALKQNVGEEKFIEILKTYFEKYKFKNATIEGLLDIIDKVAGKDIKNSMEEAVTQPNYFPNDIELTQEEQEAYYRNHQKRYLRESEKRNGLIIGSIALRALDGENVIIVKPEYLSERDLMNFEGFTQMLLSDRMSGYDSKMKIKEEKDLTKEDKQSNLILIGYPIKHSVIKEMNPELPIKLDEETININEISIRNENVTGSFIAENPNNKDKLILVIFLYEDIDFEKNLSNDEAIIYESSLYRYDPMYSNDKQFIINTKDMEIQGKYK; encoded by the coding sequence ATGAACAAAAAAAGATTTTTATCAATTGCATTGATTTTAGTAATCTTACTAAGTAGTTTTCAATTGGGATTTGCAGTAGATCTAGATAATCTGACTGAGTACGAGATGAACATTACTTTAAATACTAAGATTCATACTGTAGAAGGAGAACAGAAGGTTATTTTTACTAATACTTATAATACAGACTTGAATAATTTAGTTTTTCATCTTTATCCTAATTCCTATGAATCATACGAGACATTACCAGCTATAGGCGGTATGTATTTAATGGAAGGAGAGGAAATTCCTAAATTAACAGAGGAACAAAAAGGTTATATTAAGGTAGAAAATGTCCATATTAATGATAAAAAAGTTAAGTATACAGATGATAATCAAATACTAAAAATAAATATGGATAAACCACTAAAAAAAGGTGAAAAGGCAGAGATAAAAATTGAATTCACTATAAAAATTCCCGAAGGATATCATCGTTTTCATCATCTAGAAGGAATTTACTCCTTAACAAATTGGTATCCAATACTATCCATTTATAATGAGAAAGATAGAAAATGGGATGAGAATCCCTTTAATCCTATAGGAGAGTCTAATTATAGCCATGTTTCAAACTATAATGTTGAGATCACCGTACCTAAGAATATGGTAATAGCTCCAACTGGAACCATAATAGAGGAGAAAGAAAATGGTGCAAATAAGACTGTATCTATAAGAGCTGAAAAGGTTAGAGATTTTGTTGTTTTTATGAGTGATAAATATAAAGTAAAAACTAAAAAAGTAGATGATATTAAAATTAGTAATTATTATATTGTAGAAGAAGGTAAAAAAGATAGTAAAACTGCAGATATGGTATTAGATGAAGTGGCTAAGACCGTAAGATTTATGAACAAAACCATAGGGAAATATCCTTATGATGAGTTGAAGATAGCAGAAACATATTTAGGTGGAGGGGCTATGGAATACCCTCAGGCAATACAAATGGGAAGATATTGGGATATGGAAGATATTAATATAGAAGAGAGTGCTCCATTCCTAATAGAAGCTGCTGTTCATGAAACTATTCATCAATGGTGGTATGTAACAGTGGGAAACAATGAATTTAAGGAGCCTTTTTTAGATGAGTCCTTAACCGTATTTACTACTGCATACTACTTTGAAAAAGAATATGGAAAAAATCATGAAAACGGAATCGATTTTGCCATAAGAAATTCAATTTATCCATCAAATATAATACCGCTAAATAGCAAGGTAGATGAGTTTAAGAATTGGGGAGACTATGGAGAGGCTATATATACAAGGGGACCTGCCTTCTTTGAAGCTCTAAAACAAAACGTAGGGGAAGAGAAATTTATAGAAATATTAAAGACTTATTTTGAAAAGTATAAATTCAAAAATGCAACAATAGAAGGATTATTAGATATAATAGATAAGGTAGCAGGAAAAGATATAAAGAATTCTATGGAGGAGGCAGTAACACAGCCTAATTATTTTCCAAATGATATTGAATTAACTCAAGAAGAGCAAGAAGCGTACTATAGAAATCACCAAAAACGATATTTAAGAGAATCAGAAAAGAGAAATGGATTGATAATAGGCAGTATAGCTTTGAGGGCTTTAGATGGAGAAAATGTAATAATAGTAAAGCCAGAATACTTAAGCGAAAGAGACTTAATGAATTTTGAGGGATTTACCCAAATGTTATTAAGTGATAGAATGAGTGGATATGATTCAAAGATGAAGATTAAAGAAGAAAAGGATTTAACCAAAGAGGATAAACAGAGTAATTTAATATTAATTGGATATCCGATTAAGCATAGTGTAATTAAAGAAATGAACCCAGAACTCCCTATTAAACTAGATGAAGAAACGATTAATATAAATGAAATATCCATTAGAAATGAAAATGTTACGGGAAGCTTTATAGCAGAAAACCCAAATAATAAAGATAAATTGATATTAGTAATATTCTTGTATGAGGACATTGATTTTGAAAAGAATTTAAGCAACGATGAAGCTATTATATACGAAAGTTCATTATACAGATATGATCCAATGTATAGCAATGATAAGCAGTTCATAATAAATACCAAAGACATGGAGATTCAAGGGAAATACAAATAG